A genome region from Nicotiana tabacum cultivar K326 chromosome 13, ASM71507v2, whole genome shotgun sequence includes the following:
- the LOC107784993 gene encoding WAT1-related protein At1g68170 — MENYTGFQRVKHVGAMTLAAVLLGGNIILSKVAADDGMTMRVMVAYRWIFATAFLGPIALVVEWNKRPKLTWTVILQAFLSGLLGGSLFSILFYTSVILTSATFATAIYNLIPAMTFVIAVLLRFENLSFEKASGKAKVMGTMICIGGAMVLTLYKGLEVHMWPIKIDLLHHSNEATSHKKLPGTFALGIVLAITSCICYSLWIVLLAKVSKNYPCHYSSTALMSLMGSIQSVIFALCFDRESAQWKLGWDRRLFVVVYLGTLGSGIVVILMTWCSQKRGPLFVSVFNPLILLFVALASSLLLDETLYLGSVLGGFLIIMGLYVVLWGKGKDMKASRFILSKEASQKNDLEAPQDQEGQVTGSSATIKQGTPQ; from the exons ATGGAGAATTATACAGGATTTCAAAGAGTGAAACATGTAGGAGCTATGACTTTGGCTGCAGTGTTGCTAGGGGGAAACATTATATTGTCAAAAGTTGCAGCAGATGATGGTATGACTATGAGAGTTATGGTTGCTTATAGGTGGATCTTTGCCACTGCCTTTCTCGGTCCCATTGCTCTCGTAGTTGAATG GAATAAGCGGCCAAAACTAACTTGGACCGTCATTTTGCAGGCATTTCTGTCGGGGCTACTAGG GGGTTCGTTGTTTTCGATTttattttatacaagtgtgataTTGACATCTGCGACATTTGCAACCGCAATATACAATCTTATCCCAGCAATGACTTTTGTCATAGCAGTCCTTCTCAG GTTCGAGAATTTATCGTTTGAAAAAGCAAGTGGGAAAGCTAAAGTGATGGGGACAATGATATGTATTGGTGGAGCAATGGTATTGACATTATACAAAGGTTTAGAggtgcatatgtggcctatcaaAATTGATTTGTTACATCATTCTAATGAAGCAACGTCACACAAGAAATTACCTGGCACTTTTGCTTTGGGAATTGTACTCGCCATAACCTCTTGCATTTGTTATTCACTTTGGATAGTATTATTG gCAAAGGTGAGTAAAAACTACCCATGCCACTACTCAAGCACAGCGTTGATGAGCTTAATGGGATCTATTCAGTCAGTCATATTTGCATTATGCTTCGACAGAGAAAGTGCTCAATGGAAGCTTGGTTGGGACAGAAGATTATTCGTTGTTGTCTATCTT GGAACATTAGGGTCTGGAATTGTGGTAATTTTGATGACATGGTGCTCTCAGAAAAGAGGCCCTCTATTTGTCTCTGTCTTCAACCCTTTAATCCTTCTTTTTGTGGCACTGGCTAGTTCTTTACTGCTTGATGAAACCTTGTATCTTGGAAG TGTATTAGGTGGATTTCTTATAATAATGGGCTTATATGTGGTGCTATGGGGAAAAGGAAAAGACATGAAAGCCTCAAGGTTTATATTATCCAAGGAAGCTTCCCAAAAAAATGATTTAGAAGCTCCTCAAGATCAAG AGGGACAAGTTACTGGCTCTTCTGCAACAATAAAGCAAGGCACGCCCCAATAG